The nucleotide window TATTTGCAGCTCTGAGGATTATGAGAACTCGAAAGCAGTTATCTATGGAATGCCGATGGATTATACCGTCAGCTTCCGTCCGGGTTCCCGTTTTGGCCCATCTCATATCCGTCAAGCATCGGTTGGACTTGAAGAGTACAGCCCGTACCTCGACAAAAGCATTGTAGACATGACGTACTTTGACGCTGGAGACTTGCTCTTGCCTTTCGGTAACGCGGGACGCAGCCTTGAAGTAATTCATGAATACATTGGTAGCCTATTGGCTGACGACAAATTCCCAGTTGGTCTCGGTGGCGAGCATCTGGTTACTTGGCCGGTCATCCAACAAATGTACAAGAAATACCCGGATCTTATCTTGATTCATATTGATGCACACGCAGATCTTCGTGAAAACTATGAAGGCGAGCCACTGTCACACTCCACACCAGTACGTAAAGCAGCTGAGTTGATGGGTGGCAAAAACATCTATCAGTTCGGTATTCGTTCTGGCTCCCGTGAGGAGTTCCAGTATGGTCGCGAGAACATTAACTTCTATCCATTTGAAGTGGCAGCTCCGATGAAGGAAGCTCTTCCGAAGATGGGCAATCGTCCGGTATACGTAACCATCGACATCGATGTACTTGATCCGTCAGCAGCACCAGGAACAGGTACAGCAGAAGCGGGCGGTATTACGTCCAAGGAACTTCTGGAAGCCATCCACATGATCGCTGGATCTGATGTAAATGTAGTTGGTTGTGATCTGGTTGAGGTTGCACCAATCTATGATTCAACACAACAGACACAGATTGTAGCTGCGAAGCTGATCCGTGAAATGCTGCTTGGATTCGTGAAATAATCACAGAATAATCGATAAGCAAGTATAATGCTCTCTGTCTGCGCGGGTTCAAATCTGCGTAGGGGAGGGCATTTTTTTATTACTAACGTTACCGCGTGTCTTCAACTATTCCAGCTTAAGGAACCGGCTGCATGATAGATCCGAAACTATTCTGCCAAGCGAAATAACGAGGTTGAATTCAATTAACTTAATTTAACTTCTGTCTGGAGCTATGTTATACTGGCTACATCAGTATTCAGTAGTATATGAGTTTATATATTACACTCGTGAAGTATATGGTGATCGGGTTCGACCATATACTAAAAAAAGAGCCTTTACCGCGCCAACGGCAAAGACTCTTAGGACCTGAAAGGCTGTGGATTGCCACGGCGTGCATGAATTAAATACTGTTATTCAAGCGAAAACCCACCGTCAGGCGTCCAACCTTATGAGGTGGGTTTTCGCTTGCTACGAAACTTTTTGCGTAACCAACGGTAAAGCTTTCGTCCGCTCAGTACAATACTGAGGATCGCAGCAATCCATCGGATCACATCAAGCAACGCCACAAGTTTGACCATCGACGTCACCCCCTCTCGGGAAGCTACGCCGTGATCCGAAAACATCCACCGTTATTCAAAAGTCCATAACATTAATTATAGCACGTACGTTCCTATGACTCTACCATTTATTGCATGTGTTAGTATAGGCTCGTTTATGCAGATATCCTGCTGTGGGATGATTCTATGTTAGTATTTATGTATAATATGGAAATAGAGGAAGGTGAACGTGTATGCGTGTGATTCGATCTCAATTGAGTATGTATCCCAAGTGGCTAACTGCAGTTTTTATAGTGTTTGTCATAAATTTTGTATTAGCAGTGACGGTATTTCTCAACTTCACATTGATGGTGGCTAACCTCGTGATGCTTTTTGCTGCATATAGTATTCGGGTATATAAATACAACAAAATATATTTTAGTTTATGCCTTTTCTTAAGTGTCAGTTTTGTTATCATTGGTATCAGGACATTTCCCATTTAACTTAGAGTACACAACGTTTAGTAATCAACCACCCTTTCCTACATGATCCAATCATGGGTAAAGGTGGTTTTTTTCTTGCGA belongs to Paenibacillus sp. FSL H8-0079 and includes:
- the speB gene encoding agmatinase, which produces MKLDQAYSGNVFICSSEDYENSKAVIYGMPMDYTVSFRPGSRFGPSHIRQASVGLEEYSPYLDKSIVDMTYFDAGDLLLPFGNAGRSLEVIHEYIGSLLADDKFPVGLGGEHLVTWPVIQQMYKKYPDLILIHIDAHADLRENYEGEPLSHSTPVRKAAELMGGKNIYQFGIRSGSREEFQYGRENINFYPFEVAAPMKEALPKMGNRPVYVTIDIDVLDPSAAPGTGTAEAGGITSKELLEAIHMIAGSDVNVVGCDLVEVAPIYDSTQQTQIVAAKLIREMLLGFVK